In Microbacterium sp. No. 7, the genomic window CGGTTCGGCCCGTACGTCACCGACGGCACGACCAACGTGACGATCCCGCGCGGCCAGACGCCCGACGACATCACGTTCGAGATCGCCGTGCAGATGCTCGCCGACAAGCGCGCGAAGGGGCCCGCGCCCAAGCGCACGACGACCCGGCGGACCACGACGCGGAAGACCCCGGCGAAGAAGTGAGCGCCCGGCGGGGGCTGTGGATCACCCTCGAGGGCGGCGACGGCGCGGGGAAGACCACCCAGGCGACGCTGCTCGAGCAGTGGCTGCGCGACCGGGGCCGCACGGTCGTGCGCACCCGCGAGCCCGGCGGGACCGACGTGGGCGCGCTCGTCCGCGACATCGTGCTGCACCATCGCGGCGACATCGCGCCGCGCGCCGAGGCGCTGCTGTACGCGGCCGACCGGGCGCACCACGTGGCATCCGTCGTGCGCCCCGCGCTCGAACGCGGCGACGTGGTGATCCAGGACCGCTACCTCGACTCGTCGGTCGCCTACCAGGGCGCGGGACGCGTGCTGGATGCCGGCGAGGTGCGCGACCTGTCGCTGTGGGCCGCCGAGGGCGCCCTGCCCGACGTCACGGTGCTGCTCGACCTCGACCCCGCGCTCGCGCGGCGGCGGCTCGACGCCGCGGACAAGCCGTTCGACCGGCTGGAGGTGGAGAAGGCCGAGTTCCACGAGCGCGTGCGCGCCGCGTTCCTCGACCTCGCCGCCGCGGAGCCCGGGCGCTTCCTCGTGCTCGACGCGGCGCGTCCGGTCGACGACCTCGCCGCCGCCATCCGCGCGCGCGTGCGATCGGCGCTCTCGGCCGAGCACGCCCCGGCGTCCGCGCCCGAGCCGTCCTGAGGGCTGCCGCGCCGAGCTGTTCTGAGGCTGCCGCGCGGAGCTGTTCCGAGGCTGCCGCCCAGGAGACGTCGGAGGCGGCGGCTAGGCTGACGGGGTGACCGCCGCCGACCTCGCACCGCAGCCCGGGACGGACGCCCCGTGGACCGAGGCTCCGTGGACGGAGGCATGGGGTCAGCCCGAGGCGGTCGAGCGGCTGCGCGCGGCGGCGTCCGATCCGGCGCAGCTCGCCCACGCGTGGCTCATCACGGGCCCGCCCGGCTCGGGGCGGTCGACGCTCGCCTCCGCCTTCGCCGCCGCGCTCATCGCCGACCCCGGCAACGAGGCGGCCATGCGGCAGGTGCTCGCCGGAACGCACCCCGACCTCACGGTGCTGCGCACGGAGGGCGTGATCATCTCGATCCGCGATGCGCGCGCGCTCGTCGAACGGTCGGCGTTCGCCCCCTCGCTGGGACGGTACCGCGTCATCGTGATGGAGGACGCCGATCGTATGTCGGAGCGCACGAGCAACGTGCTGCTCAAGGCCCTCGAGGAGCCGCCCGAGCGCACCGTCTGGATCCTGTGCGCGCCGAGCGACGCCGACCTCCTGCCCACGATCCGCTCGCGGGTGCGCACGCTGCGCCTGCGCGAGCCCGGCATCGACGCGGTCGCGCGGCTGCTCGTCGCGCGCACCGGCGTCGATCCGCAGCTCGCCGAGCGCTGCGCGCGGCACGCGCAGCGGCACATCGGCATGGCGCAGCGCCTCGCCACCGACGAGCGCGCGCGGGCACGCCGCGACGAGACCCTCACGGCCGCGCTCGGGGTGCGCGGCGTCGGCGACGCCGTGGAGGTCGCGGGGCGCATCGTGCAGCTGGCCACCGACGACGCGAAGGCGCTCACCGCCGAACGCGACGAGGCCGAGCGCTCGGCGCTGCTGCGCACGCTCGGCATCGCCGACGGCGCCGCCGTGCCGCACGCCGTGCGCGGGCAGCTGAGCGCCCTCGAAGAGGAGCAGAAGCGCCGCGCCACCCGCAGCCTGCGCGACGGCATCGACCGCGTGCTCACCGACCTCGAGTCGATGTACCGCGACACGCTCATGCTGCAGTTCGGGCGGCGGGACGGCCTCATCAACCGCGAGCTCGCCGCCGAGCTCGCGGCGCTCGCGGGGATGTGGACGCCGGCGCGCACGCTGACCGTGCTCGACCGCATCCGCGCCACGCGCGCGAACCTGGAGCAGAACGCGGCGCCGGCGCTGGCGCTGGAGAGCCTGCTGATCACCGTCGTGAGCGGAAGGATCCCGTGAGACGTCCCCTTGCCCTCGCCGTGCTCGTCGTCGCCACGCTCGGCCTGTCGGCCTGCATCCCCGGCTTCATCGAGCCCAAGCAGCCCATCGGCGGAGGCGTGGCGTCGCCCGCGCCGTCGCGGACGCCCGTCGTGGAGGGCGCGCCGGCCGGCTTCGAGCGGTTCTACGCGCAGACGCTCGACTGGTCGGAGTGCAGCGGGGCCGACGACGGGGCCTACGACTGCACCGAGGTCACGGCTCCGCTCGACTGGGCCGACCCGGATGCCGGCGAGATCCGGCTCGCGGTCATCCGCCGCGCCGCGGACGGCGGCGACGCGATCGGCTCGCTGCTGACCAACCCCGGCGGCCCGGGGGCGAGCGGCTACGACTTCATCGCCGACACCGTCTCGTACGCGGTGGGCGAGGACCTGCGCCGCGTCTACGACGTCATCGGCTTCGATCCGCGCGGCGTCGGCCGGTCGACCGCGGTCACCTGCTTCGACGCGCAGGGCATGGACGCGTTCCTCTTCGACATCCCCGCGGCGCCGCGCGGCAGCGGCGAGTGGACCGCCGAGCTCACGGAGCGCAACGAGCGGTTCGTCGCGGCCTGCGAGGCCGGCAGCGACGGCATCCTTCCCCACGTCACGACCGACAACGCGGCGCGCGACATGGACCTGCTGCGGGCCGTGCTGGGCGACGAGGAGCTGCACTACCTCGGCTACTCGTACGGCACCTTCCTCGGCGCGGTCTACGCGAAGCTGTTCCCCGAGCGGGTCGGCAGACTCGTGCTCGACGGGGCGATCGATCCCTCGATCCCCGGCATCGCGGTCGGCGAGACGCAGGCGGTCGGGTTCGAGGCGGCGCTGCGCAGCTACATGGCGCACTGCCTGGAGGGGCGCGACTGCCCGTTCCGGGGCAGCGTTGACGACGCCATGTCCGACCTGGGCACGCTCTTCGCGAGCGTCGACCGGTCGCCGCTCACCGCGAGCGACGGCCGCGAGCTGGGCGCCGACACGCTGCTGACGGCGATCGTCGCCTCGCTGTACACCGAGGACAACTGGACCTACCTCACGATGCTCCTCGACGACGCGCTGTCGGGCGATGCGCGCATGGCCTTCCTGCTCGCCGACTTCTACTACGGGCGCTCGCCGTCGGGCGGATACGACGACAACTCGACCGAGGCGTTCACGGCGTACAACTGCATGGACTATCCCGCGGAGACCGATGACACCGCCCTCGCGGCGTCGAAGGCGCGCATCGCGCAGGAGGCGCCCACGATCGCCCCCTACTGGGAGGG contains:
- a CDS encoding DNA polymerase III subunit delta', with translation MTAADLAPQPGTDAPWTEAPWTEAWGQPEAVERLRAAASDPAQLAHAWLITGPPGSGRSTLASAFAAALIADPGNEAAMRQVLAGTHPDLTVLRTEGVIISIRDARALVERSAFAPSLGRYRVIVMEDADRMSERTSNVLLKALEEPPERTVWILCAPSDADLLPTIRSRVRTLRLREPGIDAVARLLVARTGVDPQLAERCARHAQRHIGMAQRLATDERARARRDETLTAALGVRGVGDAVEVAGRIVQLATDDAKALTAERDEAERSALLRTLGIADGAAVPHAVRGQLSALEEEQKRRATRSLRDGIDRVLTDLESMYRDTLMLQFGRRDGLINRELAAELAALAGMWTPARTLTVLDRIRATRANLEQNAAPALALESLLITVVSGRIP
- a CDS encoding alpha/beta hydrolase, with protein sequence MRRPLALAVLVVATLGLSACIPGFIEPKQPIGGGVASPAPSRTPVVEGAPAGFERFYAQTLDWSECSGADDGAYDCTEVTAPLDWADPDAGEIRLAVIRRAADGGDAIGSLLTNPGGPGASGYDFIADTVSYAVGEDLRRVYDVIGFDPRGVGRSTAVTCFDAQGMDAFLFDIPAAPRGSGEWTAELTERNERFVAACEAGSDGILPHVTTDNAARDMDLLRAVLGDEELHYLGYSYGTFLGAVYAKLFPERVGRLVLDGAIDPSIPGIAVGETQAVGFEAALRSYMAHCLEGRDCPFRGSVDDAMSDLGTLFASVDRSPLTASDGRELGADTLLTAIVASLYTEDNWTYLTMLLDDALSGDARMAFLLADFYYGRSPSGGYDDNSTEAFTAYNCMDYPAETDDTALAASKARIAQEAPTIAPYWEGVDTCEAWPYPATGVRETIAAEGAAPILVVGTTGDPATPYEWAVALADQLSSGVLVTREGEGHTGYGQGNRCVDEAVETYLVDGTVPQDGLVCR
- the tmk gene encoding dTMP kinase, with product MSARRGLWITLEGGDGAGKTTQATLLEQWLRDRGRTVVRTREPGGTDVGALVRDIVLHHRGDIAPRAEALLYAADRAHHVASVVRPALERGDVVIQDRYLDSSVAYQGAGRVLDAGEVRDLSLWAAEGALPDVTVLLDLDPALARRRLDAADKPFDRLEVEKAEFHERVRAAFLDLAAAEPGRFLVLDAARPVDDLAAAIRARVRSALSAEHAPASAPEPS